The Flexibacter flexilis DSM 6793 DNA segment CAGCATTCAGAAGCCATACAGCAAAAACGAAGACGAATACAACATGGATTTGGCCAAACGTTTTGAAAATGGCGAATTTTTCCATGCCGACAGCATCAAGTTTGCCGACTCGTTGCGCTACAAAACCATTGGCGGACGTACTGTGTACGGTGGCGGCGGCATTATGCCAGACGTGTTTGTGCCATTCGATACGAGCATGAACAGCCGCTATTTGAACGGACTTTACAACAAAAATATCATTCGTGAGTTTTCGTTGGATTACGCCGATGCCAACAAACCAACGCTTTCGGCCATGAAGTTTGAAGACTACGCCGCTAACTTTAAGGTTACGCCGCAAATGCTTGAAAGCCTCAAGGAATTGGCTACCCAAAACGGTTTGGTGTACGACGAAAAGCAATTTACACGCTCTAAGCCATTGATTGAAAATGCCCTAAAAGCATTCATCGCCCGCAACGTATGGAAAGACGAAGGTTTCTATCCTGTCATTGCCAAGCAAGACGATGTGTTGCAAAAAGCCCTAACGCTTTTCGGCAAGGCTTCGGATTTGGAAGAAGGTAAGTTTGAAAAAGAAAAGCCTGTTTCTCCAAAAAGTAAAAACAAACCAGCACCAAGTAAAACAAAAAAATAAGGTGTTGATTTTTTTCTGATATTTGAATGAAAGAAGGGGGCAGCCCGCAAGCTGCTCCTTTTTTTTGGTTATAATGCACCTTGATTTATTGATGACTTAGTAAAAATAATACCAATGCTCCACGACGATACTACTAATTATAATAACGAAGAACTTTTACCCGAACAAGAAGAGGCCACCGAATCAAACGAAATGGCGACTATGCGTGCCAAAGGCATTGGGGGTTGGGCGGCGATGGGGCTTTCTGTGCTTTTACATCCGCTTTTGCAACCAACTTTGCTGTTTGGCATTTTGTTTTACGGCGTGGAAGGACTGTTGCCCGTTGCACCAGATGTAAAAAAACAATTTCTATTGCTCATTACGCTTTTCACGTTTGGCGTGCCGATGCTGGGCATTTACTTGTTGCATTTGATTGGTTACGTGCGTGATTTGCACATGACCGACCGCCGCGACCGCATCATGCCAATGGTGCTGACGACCGCCGTTTATTTGGCTATTTCGTGGATGTTTTTCCAAAAAGGCGCAAGTTACATTGTGGCCATCGTAATGGGGACGATTAGCGTAGCTTTGTTATTGACAACCGTTATTTCTTTGGTTTGGAAAATCAGTGCGCACGCTGTGGGAGCAGGTGGTGTGTTGGGCTGTGTACTGATGATAAGTTATGTTTTTTCGGCAAGTTACTTGCTGTACCCTGTGTTAGGGCTAAGTGTTTTGTTGGGCTTGTTGCTTTCGGCGCGTCTTTACCTCAATGCACATACACCCGCGCAAGTTTGGGCAGGCTTTGTCTTAGGCTTCGTAGTGGCCACTTTTAGCACTTGGTATTTTTTATAAAATTCGTTTGAAGAAAGGTTTTAGCGGCTTCGGGGCGAATTGTATCGGCTATGGCGTTGGGGCGTTGCCGCCCGTTGATTGATTAATCAAATTTGTATAAAATTTAACTAATCAATCAATTACTCTTATGGAAATGCAACAACAAGATTCGGAAACCTATTACAGAGAGGCTGGCAAAAAGGTAAAGAAAATCAAAGCTTTTTATACATCACTTGTCATTTATATTTTGGTCAATTCGGGGCTGGCCGCTATCAACATGATTAAAACGCCCAATCATATTTGGTTTATTTGGCCGCTTTTTGGCTGGGGAATTGGGCTTGTGATGCACGGGCTTTCCGCCTTCGATTTGTTTTTCTGCAAAGATTGGGAAGAACGCAAAACCCGCGAAATAGCTGCCCGAATGCAAGGTTATAAAAAAGTACACATCAAAAAGGATTAAATCATAAATTTTTAGCTGTATAATACCTGCTTCGCCGCGTCGTTTTGAATTAGATTATGTACTTTTGTGTCATTACTTCTAATTCAAAATACGCATGAGCAAAATTTTAGTAACGGGCGGAGCAGGATTTATTGGCTCTCATACGGTCGTTCAACTTTTTGAAGCAGGTTACGAACCTGTCATTGTGGATAATTTCAGCAATTCTAATCCGCAAGCATTGGAAGGCATCGCCAAAATCATTGGCCAATCTTGTACGTTTTATGAAGGCGATTGCAACGACATAGCCTTTATGGACAAAGTATTTGCAACTGAAAAAAATATAGACGGTGTTATACATTTTGCAGCAAGCAAAGCCGTAGGCGAATCAGTCCAAAAGCCATTGCTTTACTACAAAAACAACTTGGGTTCGTTGATTGTGCTTATCGAAACGATGCACAAATACGGCGTTGAAAAGCTCGTATTTTCGTCATCGTGTACGGTATATGGCCAACCCGAAATGCTACCTGTAACCGAAAATTCGCCAATTTTGCCCGCCGAGTCGCCGTATGGCAACACCAAGCAAATAGGCGAAGAGATGATAAAAGATGTAGTCGTTTCCAAAAACACGCCGTTGCGTGCTACGCTTTTGCGTTATTTCAACCCGATTGGCGCACACCCAACTGCCCATATCGGTGAGTTTCCGACAGGAGTTCCCAACAATCTTATTCCATTTATCACCCAAACGGCGGCAGGCTTACGCCCCACTTTGTCGGTTTTTGGCGATGATTACAACACGCCTGATGGTACTTGCGTTCGCGACTATATTCATGTGTTGGATTTAGCCGAGGCGCACATCAAAGCTCTTGAGCTGTTGGATAAACAAACCGAAAAATATTTCTGGAACGTGTTTAACATTGGCGTAGGTCGTGGATTTTCGGTATTGGAAGTAATCAAAACATTTGAGTCGGTAAGTGGCCAACCACTTAACTATAAAATTGCGCCACGCCGTAGCGGAGACGTAGAGCAAGTATTTGCCAACGTGGAAAAAGCTACCAAAGAATTGGGCTGGCAAACAAAACTAACCTTAGCCGACGGGCTGAAAGATGCTTGGCGTTGGCAACAAAAATTATCACAAACAGCAGTTTCTTAATTTTTTAAAATCAAATGAAAAACATTCTCATTACTGGTGGTGCTGGTTTTATTGGTTCGCACGTAGTACGTCTTTTTGTTAATAAATATCCTGATTATCATATCTATAACTTAGATGCACTGACGTATGCGGGCAATTTGGCCAACCTCGACGACATCAAAGACAAGTCAAATTATACGTTCGTAAAAGGCGATATTAATGACGCTGCTTTTCTGACGGATTTGTTTGCGCAACATCGCTTTGACGGTGTCATTCACTTGGCCGCCGAGTCGCACGTGGACAGAAGCATTACCAACCCGTTGGCTTTCGTGATGACCAACGTAATCGGGACGGTGAATTTGCTTAACGCCGCCAAACAACAATGGAAAGACGAGTTGGACAAACATCTTTTCTATCATGTTTCTACCGACGAAGTGTATGGCTCTTTGCACAATCCCGAAGACTTTTTCTTGGAAACAACGCCTTACGACCCGCAATCGCCGTACTCAGCTTCAAAGGCCAGTTCCGACCATTTTGTACGCGCCTACCGCAACACTTACAAAATGCGCACTGTGATTTCTAACTGTTCTAATAACTACGGCCCCAACCAATTTCCTGAAAAGTTGTTGCCGCTCATGATTCATAACATTCAGAAAAACAAGCCGTTGCCAGTGTACGGAAAAGGTGAAAATGTCCGTGATTGGTTGTTTGTGATAGACCATGCCCGCGCGATTGATATGGTGTATCATGAAGGCAAAGACGGCGAAACCTACAATATTGGAGGCTTTAATGAATGGAAAAATATTGACATTGTGCATTTGCTTTGCCGCGTGATGGACAAGAAATTAGGCCGCGCAGAAGGTGAATCTGCTAAGTTGATTACGTTTGTGAAAGACCGCGCTGGCCACGATTTGCGCTACGCCATCGACGCGACCAAAATCATGAACGAATTGGGCTGGAAACCATCGTTGCAGTTTGAAGAAGGCATGGAAAAAACAGTGGATTGGTATTTGAGTAATAACGATTGGCTCGAAAATATCACTTCGGGTGTTTACCAAAGCTATTACGAAAAACAATACGCCGAAAGATAGTTTATTGACAAACCAAAA contains these protein-coding regions:
- a CDS encoding 2TM domain-containing protein, which translates into the protein MEMQQQDSETYYREAGKKVKKIKAFYTSLVIYILVNSGLAAINMIKTPNHIWFIWPLFGWGIGLVMHGLSAFDLFFCKDWEERKTREIAARMQGYKKVHIKKD
- the rfbB gene encoding dTDP-glucose 4,6-dehydratase, with the protein product MKNILITGGAGFIGSHVVRLFVNKYPDYHIYNLDALTYAGNLANLDDIKDKSNYTFVKGDINDAAFLTDLFAQHRFDGVIHLAAESHVDRSITNPLAFVMTNVIGTVNLLNAAKQQWKDELDKHLFYHVSTDEVYGSLHNPEDFFLETTPYDPQSPYSASKASSDHFVRAYRNTYKMRTVISNCSNNYGPNQFPEKLLPLMIHNIQKNKPLPVYGKGENVRDWLFVIDHARAIDMVYHEGKDGETYNIGGFNEWKNIDIVHLLCRVMDKKLGRAEGESAKLITFVKDRAGHDLRYAIDATKIMNELGWKPSLQFEEGMEKTVDWYLSNNDWLENITSGVYQSYYEKQYAER
- the galE gene encoding UDP-glucose 4-epimerase GalE; the protein is MSKILVTGGAGFIGSHTVVQLFEAGYEPVIVDNFSNSNPQALEGIAKIIGQSCTFYEGDCNDIAFMDKVFATEKNIDGVIHFAASKAVGESVQKPLLYYKNNLGSLIVLIETMHKYGVEKLVFSSSCTVYGQPEMLPVTENSPILPAESPYGNTKQIGEEMIKDVVVSKNTPLRATLLRYFNPIGAHPTAHIGEFPTGVPNNLIPFITQTAAGLRPTLSVFGDDYNTPDGTCVRDYIHVLDLAEAHIKALELLDKQTEKYFWNVFNIGVGRGFSVLEVIKTFESVSGQPLNYKIAPRRSGDVEQVFANVEKATKELGWQTKLTLADGLKDAWRWQQKLSQTAVS